The Diaminobutyricimonas aerilata nucleotide sequence AGCGGCCCGACTCCTCGTTGTACGACGCGATGCGGTGGCGCATGAACTCGCGGAAGACGAAGATCGGAGCCTGCACGTAGAAGGTCATCGAGTTGTGCTCGAACGGCGACCCGTGACGGTCGCGCATGAGGTAGTTGATGAGACCGCGGTCGCGATCGGATGCCTCGACGCCGGTCTGCGCCGCATCCAGGGTCTTCTCGCCCTGCGTCGACACCCGCGCGGCGAACAGCACATCGGAGTCGTGGGCGCTCGACCGCACGAGCTCCACGGTCATGTCGGAACGGAACTGGATCTCGCGGGGCTCAGGCACGGCCACCACCCTAGCGACGGCCGCCGGCATCGCGGGTGCGACAAGCGGGCGCCCCGCACGCTCGCCGAGGGAGTGCCGGGTGACCGTGGATTCCCCCTGCCGACCGTCAGACTCGGGCGCTAGGTTGGGCAGCGGCGAGAAGGAGGCCGACGATGGCAGTCACAAGCGAAGCAACCACCCTCTGGTTCGGAGACCTGAAGAGCGGGAAGGGGACGACCTCCCTCGACTCCTCGGACGCCGCCGAGTTCGAGGTCACCTGGGCCGCCCGGTCCGAAGGGGTCGCGGGCAAGACGAACCCCGAGGAGCTCATCGGCGCCGCGCACTCCGCGTGCTATTCGATGGCGTTCTCGAACGCGCTGGCGGAAGCGGGGACCCCGCCGGAGAGCCTGCAGGTCACCGCCGCGGTCACGTTCGTGCCGGGTGAGGGGATCACCGGCAGCCACCTGCTCGTGAGCGCGAAGATCCCCGGCATCAGCGAGGAGGACTTCGCCCGCCTCGCCGAAGAGGCGAAGGCGAACTGCCCCGTCTCGCAGGCCCTCGCCGGCATCGACATCACCCTCGAAGCCAGCCTGGCCTAGTGACCTCCGCGCACGCGCCCGGGAGCGAGGGGCGCCTGCGCGTCCTGGTCTCCGGCGCCTCCGGCCTCATCGGCACCGAACTCGTGCGTCAGCT carries:
- a CDS encoding OsmC family peroxiredoxin, encoding MAVTSEATTLWFGDLKSGKGTTSLDSSDAAEFEVTWAARSEGVAGKTNPEELIGAAHSACYSMAFSNALAEAGTPPESLQVTAAVTFVPGEGITGSHLLVSAKIPGISEEDFARLAEEAKANCPVSQALAGIDITLEASLA